From Deltaproteobacteria bacterium, one genomic window encodes:
- a CDS encoding enoyl-CoA hydratase (Catalyzes the reversible hydration of unsaturated fatty acyl-CoA to beta-hydroxyacyl-CoA), protein MQLEFVRYEKRDRVAYVTINRPEVMNALHPPANEELSRVWDDVGADPEVWVAILTGAGDRAFSAGNDLKWTALHGVPRMPKGGFGGLVGRDDLWKPLIAAVNGVALGGGLEIALACDIIVAADHARLGLPEPRVGLMAAAGGVHRLPRAIPFRIAMGMMLTGRQIPAGEAARIGLVNEVVPQPELMAAAERWAREILECSPLAVRASKQAALQGLGRPLAEAMAAHYPLVQRLFTSEDVVEGPRAFAEKRKPVWKGR, encoded by the coding sequence ATGCAGCTCGAGTTCGTCCGCTACGAGAAACGGGATCGCGTCGCCTACGTCACCATCAACCGCCCGGAGGTGATGAACGCGCTGCACCCGCCGGCCAACGAGGAGCTGTCGCGCGTGTGGGACGACGTGGGGGCCGATCCGGAGGTGTGGGTGGCGATCCTCACGGGCGCCGGCGACCGCGCCTTCTCGGCCGGGAACGACCTCAAGTGGACGGCGCTGCACGGCGTCCCGCGCATGCCGAAGGGGGGCTTCGGCGGCCTCGTCGGGCGCGACGACCTCTGGAAGCCGTTGATCGCCGCCGTGAACGGTGTGGCGCTCGGCGGCGGCCTCGAGATCGCACTCGCCTGCGACATCATCGTGGCTGCGGACCACGCGCGGCTCGGCCTTCCCGAGCCGCGGGTCGGGCTCATGGCGGCCGCAGGCGGCGTGCATCGGCTGCCGCGCGCGATTCCCTTCCGGATCGCGATGGGCATGATGCTGACGGGGCGGCAGATCCCCGCCGGCGAGGCCGCCCGCATCGGCCTGGTCAACGAGGTCGTGCCGCAGCCCGAGCTGATGGCCGCCGCGGAGCGCTGGGCGCGCGAGATCCTCGAGTGCTCGCCGCTCGCCGTACGGGCCTCCAAGCAGGCGGCGCTCCAGGGGCTCGGCCGGCCGCTGGCCGAGGCGATGGCGGCGCATTACCCGCTCGTGCAGCGCCTCTTCACGAGCGAGGACGTGGTGGAGGGACCGCGGGCCTTCGCCGAGAAGCGGAAGCCGGTCTGGAAGGGGAGGTGA
- the polX gene encoding DNA polymerase/3'-5' exonuclease PolX produces the protein MRNVELARCFRDLAAYLEMEDVPFKPRAYEKASLAIESYDQPLEEVYRRGGVKALRAIPGIGASMADKLEELIKTGKCALREEYRARMPVDIATLTAIEGVGPKAVKVLYEQLAVRTVEDLEAAARAGKVRSLPHFGERSEQKILKALAFVQTSGARQPLAVTRPLIEEIARTLARVRGVEQVAIAGSVRRRKETIGDADLLAVARKPGAVMQAFVGLPQVARVLGQGDTKSSVKLAAGLQVDLRVVPTESFGAALCYFTGSKAHNVALRQLAIKRGYKLNEYGLFRGERRIAGRTEEEIYARLGLAYIPPELREDQGEIDAARAGTLPQLIESDALRGDLQTQTDWTDGADSIEEMARAAKALGLEYVAITDHTRSLAMTRGSDEAKLRKQMAEIDRLNVRLEGIRVLKGAEVNINKDGTLDIDDETLAALDVVGVAVHSYFNLSRAEMTARIIRAMRNPHADILFHPTGRVIQKREPYDVDMDAIIAAARETGTVLELDAYPERLDLKDEHVRKAVQAGVPIVIDSDAHSVKHLPFPRQYGVDQARRGWASAADVLNSRPLDAFLAALKSGARQAATGSRNGRTRSRARSRRS, from the coding sequence ATGCGGAACGTGGAGCTGGCGCGCTGCTTCCGCGACCTCGCCGCCTACCTCGAGATGGAGGACGTGCCGTTCAAGCCTCGCGCCTACGAGAAGGCGTCGCTCGCCATCGAGTCGTACGACCAGCCCCTCGAGGAGGTGTATCGCCGGGGAGGCGTCAAGGCGCTGCGCGCGATCCCCGGCATTGGCGCTTCGATGGCCGACAAGCTCGAGGAGCTCATCAAGACCGGGAAGTGCGCGCTGCGCGAGGAGTACCGCGCGCGCATGCCGGTCGACATCGCGACCCTCACCGCGATCGAGGGCGTGGGGCCGAAGGCGGTCAAGGTCCTCTACGAGCAGCTCGCCGTGCGGACGGTGGAGGACCTGGAGGCTGCGGCACGTGCCGGCAAGGTCCGCAGCCTCCCTCACTTCGGCGAGCGCAGCGAGCAGAAGATCCTGAAGGCCCTCGCCTTCGTCCAGACGAGCGGCGCCCGCCAGCCGCTCGCCGTCACCCGGCCCCTCATCGAGGAGATCGCGCGCACCCTCGCCCGGGTGCGAGGCGTCGAGCAGGTGGCGATCGCCGGCTCCGTCCGGCGGCGGAAGGAGACGATTGGCGACGCCGACCTGCTCGCCGTGGCGCGCAAGCCCGGCGCGGTCATGCAGGCGTTCGTTGGGCTGCCGCAGGTCGCACGCGTCCTCGGGCAGGGCGACACCAAGTCGAGCGTGAAGCTCGCCGCTGGCCTCCAGGTGGACCTCCGCGTGGTGCCCACCGAGAGCTTCGGCGCGGCTCTCTGCTACTTCACCGGCAGCAAGGCGCACAACGTGGCGCTCCGCCAGCTCGCCATCAAGCGGGGCTACAAGCTGAACGAGTACGGCCTCTTCCGCGGCGAGCGGCGGATCGCGGGACGGACGGAGGAGGAGATCTACGCGCGGCTCGGCCTCGCCTACATCCCTCCCGAGCTGCGCGAGGACCAGGGCGAGATCGACGCGGCGCGGGCCGGCACGCTGCCGCAGCTGATCGAGTCGGACGCGCTGCGCGGCGACCTGCAGACCCAGACGGACTGGACGGACGGCGCGGACTCCATCGAGGAGATGGCACGGGCGGCGAAGGCACTCGGCCTCGAGTACGTCGCGATCACCGACCACACCCGCAGCCTGGCGATGACTCGCGGATCGGACGAGGCGAAGCTCCGCAAGCAGATGGCCGAGATCGATCGCCTGAACGTCAGGCTCGAGGGCATCCGGGTCCTCAAGGGCGCGGAGGTGAACATCAACAAGGACGGCACGCTCGACATCGACGACGAGACGCTCGCTGCGCTCGACGTCGTCGGGGTGGCGGTGCACTCCTACTTCAACCTGTCGCGCGCCGAGATGACCGCGCGCATCATCCGCGCCATGCGGAATCCCCATGCCGACATCCTCTTCCACCCGACCGGACGCGTCATCCAGAAGCGCGAGCCCTACGACGTCGACATGGACGCGATCATCGCCGCCGCCAGGGAGACCGGGACCGTCCTCGAGCTCGACGCCTATCCGGAGCGTCTCGACCTGAAGGACGAGCACGTGCGCAAGGCCGTGCAGGCCGGCGTGCCCATCGTCATCGACTCCGACGCCCACAGCGTGAAGCACCTGCCGTTCCCCCGCCAGTACGGCGTCGACCAGGCGCGTCGAGGCTGGGCGTCGGCGGCCGACGTCCTCAACAGCCGGCCCCTCGACGCATTCCTCGCCGCCCTCAAGTCGGGCGCGCGCCAGGCGGCCACGGGGTCACGCAACGGCCGTACCCGCAGCCGGGCGCGGTCGCGGCGGAGTTAG
- a CDS encoding alpha/beta hydrolase has product MAVEHRFVETNGIRLHCAVDGDGPLVLFLHGFPECWYSWRHQIAALAPRFRVVAPDLRGYNESDKPKGVAAYALPELVADVRGLIEAFGERQAVIVGHDWGGGIAWTFAMEHPDATRRLVVLNCPHPAIFVHHLRTNGRQLARSWYMLFFQIPWLPETLLRLGHGWAVGSAIRRSAVRQDPITTQDLDCLRDAASRPDAMRSAINYYRAAFRSPDARGVWPHWLARFLYGDRPPPEATRTLDDWPKIAAPTLLVWAEADVALGKELTLGMEPLFRGPLEIKYVPLSGHWVQQEQPELVNGYLLDFLGDLAPGHAGAPLFPA; this is encoded by the coding sequence ATGGCGGTCGAGCACCGCTTCGTCGAGACCAACGGCATCCGGCTCCACTGCGCCGTCGACGGCGACGGTCCGCTCGTGCTCTTCCTGCACGGGTTCCCGGAGTGCTGGTACTCGTGGCGCCACCAGATCGCGGCCCTCGCCCCGCGCTTCCGCGTCGTCGCCCCCGACCTGCGCGGCTACAACGAGAGCGACAAGCCCAAGGGCGTCGCGGCCTACGCGCTCCCGGAGCTGGTCGCCGACGTGCGCGGGCTGATCGAGGCGTTCGGGGAGCGGCAGGCGGTCATCGTCGGGCACGACTGGGGCGGCGGCATCGCCTGGACGTTCGCAATGGAACACCCCGACGCCACCCGACGGCTCGTCGTGCTGAACTGCCCGCATCCCGCCATCTTCGTGCACCACCTGCGTACGAACGGCCGCCAGCTCGCGCGCAGCTGGTACATGCTCTTCTTCCAGATACCCTGGCTTCCCGAGACGCTCCTCCGGCTCGGACACGGCTGGGCGGTCGGGAGCGCCATCCGCCGCTCGGCGGTGCGCCAGGATCCGATCACCACGCAGGACCTCGACTGCCTGCGTGACGCGGCGAGCCGCCCCGATGCCATGCGCAGCGCGATCAACTACTACCGGGCAGCGTTCCGCAGCCCAGACGCGCGGGGCGTCTGGCCCCACTGGCTCGCTCGCTTCCTCTACGGCGACCGCCCGCCGCCCGAGGCGACGCGAACGCTCGACGACTGGCCGAAGATCGCGGCTCCCACGCTCCTCGTCTGGGCCGAGGCCGACGTGGCGCTCGGCAAGGAGCTGACGTTGGGCATGGAGCCGCTCTTCCGCGGGCCCCTCGAGATCAAGTACGTGCCGCTGTCCGGCCACTGGGTGCAGCAGGAGCAGCCGGAGCTCGTGAACGGCTACCTGCTCGACTTCCTCGGCGATCTCGCCCCTGGGCACGCGGGCGCGCCGCTCTTCCCCGCGTAG
- a CDS encoding lytic transglycosylase domain-containing protein, which translates to MARCLARRRGCRQPARGSDCRQRGRICPSEPRAGDAARAAASGTRVAERAPVVSTLHDVIGAPTPGVSGVTPRPAPHAPEFGHVLRDALGRARGEAATRVSPAAPQPQQPAAAPSVHPRRPAHVPHAKADIRAAIRRASASVGVDPAVSLGVARAESNFDPRARSSDGLSVGTFQVTHATAAEMRRKIAAHVVTRPTGTDDVALGVGYLRYLHDLFGRQAHLAHGVATVPVPDAGERRLFAVAAFNAGEGRVAAAQARARATGGDPTHFADVRRFLPPITRAYVGRVAAYAAQPEPDRA; encoded by the coding sequence ATGGCTCGATGCTTAGCGCGTCGCCGGGGATGCCGCCAGCCGGCGCGCGGCAGCGATTGCCGGCAGCGGGGCAGGATCTGCCCGTCGGAACCGCGCGCCGGCGATGCCGCGCGTGCCGCCGCGTCCGGCACCCGAGTTGCAGAACGTGCTCCTGTGGTCTCGACTCTGCACGACGTGATCGGCGCGCCGACGCCCGGCGTCTCGGGGGTGACTCCACGCCCCGCGCCGCACGCGCCCGAGTTCGGGCATGTCCTGCGGGACGCGCTCGGTCGGGCTCGCGGAGAGGCTGCGACCCGCGTGTCGCCCGCCGCGCCGCAGCCCCAGCAGCCAGCGGCGGCGCCGAGCGTCCACCCGCGCCGGCCGGCGCATGTGCCCCACGCCAAGGCCGATATCCGGGCCGCCATCCGCCGCGCCTCGGCGAGTGTCGGCGTCGACCCCGCGGTATCGCTCGGCGTCGCCCGGGCAGAGTCGAACTTCGACCCGCGCGCGCGCAGCAGCGACGGGCTCAGCGTCGGCACCTTCCAGGTGACGCACGCGACCGCCGCGGAGATGCGCCGGAAGATCGCCGCGCACGTGGTGACGCGGCCGACGGGGACGGACGACGTGGCGCTCGGGGTCGGCTACCTCCGCTACCTGCACGACCTCTTCGGCCGCCAGGCGCACCTGGCGCACGGGGTCGCCACGGTGCCCGTGCCCGACGCCGGCGAGCGGCGGCTCTTCGCGGTGGCCGCATTCAACGCCGGGGAGGGCCGCGTGGCCGCGGCGCAAGCGCGCGCCCGCGCGACCGGCGGCGACCCGACGCACTTCGCCGACGTGCGCCGCTTCCTGCCCCCGATCACCCGGGCCTACGTCGGCCGGGTCGCGGCGTACGCCGCGCAGCCGGAGCCGGACCGCGCGTAG